Genomic DNA from Chanos chanos chromosome 6, fChaCha1.1, whole genome shotgun sequence:
atttttaatgtttactgCAATCTGTGTTTCCCATCTGTGTgatgtatactgtgtgtgtgtgtgtgtgtgtgtgtatgtgtgtgtacgtgcgtacTCCCCCAGCTCAAAGAAGAGACTGCCGCCTGACCAAAGAACAGGAGAGTCGTCTGCCCTCTCATTGGCTGAAAAGCAAAGGGGCGCACACGACCATGGTGGACGCTCTGTGGCGACTCAGAGACATGATGATGCGTGACACGCTCAACGTGCGACAAGCGTACAACCTCTAGGAGTCTCGCGCTCCAGGACTCAGGGCCGTAGTAACTTATGCAACACCTCTCTCCAACCAAAAGTATCTAACCGCCTGACAACTCAGAGCTCACTTCACTTCATCTTACGGCAGGAATAGGAACCACAGCACTCCCTATGCAGCAGTCACGGTATCACTTCAGTCTGTACGCTAGGAAaaaaagggtgttttttttggttttttgtttattttttaatttttttttttttttttttgtatgttttttggtCAGGTAAATACTGAAATGACACACTGGAATCATGAGGTGTTTCAAAACAGTTGTGGGCTAATTTATGActactgagggaaaaaaaaaattgcccagGGAATCCTGTTACTGATGACAGTTTGGACGTGTTAGAAGAATAGTGGCATGTAATCTTttcataagttttttttttttttttttgggggggggggtgtgtgtttgtgtatgtgtggggtgGGTGTGTCCAAACCACAGGTGCATTACTTAACTGTCAGCTGTTGACAGTGGAGAGACTGTTCGGAGTTCAAGACACCTCGTACACAGAGATCTCAGCAGCGTTGCAACTGCTGGACCTGAGAGCTTTAATCACCTTTCCCTTCACTGTCCCGTTTATGAAATTCACACTTAAGGCAGAGAGGCTAAACACAGTAGCATTGAAGTGTtgggtttatatatatatatatatataaaattcagAATAAGCTTAACTGTCTGTTAATTTTATTGATATTGTTATTgctattatatttttttttctcattttgtatGGTCTTAAAAGATTGTGGAAATGTCGATTTGTAGTTTTACTGCTTTGAGAACAGCGCCAGAGTaaatttcagggaaaaaaaaaaaaaaaacactgcttgtGATTCTTCTTATTTGACTCTGGGATGGACAAACGTGATAtatccatccatacatacatacatacatacatatatatatttacatactgTAATTCACCACTTTTTGCGGCGAAAGAGCAGTAACAGCAATATTACCTCACGGTCAGTTGAGCAGCACAGATCACGTTTAACCACACTTTTCATAGCGAGCAACGGTGTAACCGGAAATTCATGAAACTGCGTGAAAATTGCTTTTGATGCTGAGGTCGCGTCAGTGCCGAATGCGACAGTAACTAAAGATAAAGTCATAAGAAATGTTATTGAAAGTCCACACTCTTCACAGTGAACGAGGGTGTAACGTGAAATTCATGAAACTGTCTGAAAACTGCCTTTGATTCTGAGGTCATGTTATTGTTGTATGgctcattaacaaaaaaaaaaaaagatcgcaTACAAAATTTAATTAGGAGTTCACACTTTTCATTGTGAAAAACGGTGTGTGTAAATTGAATTCGATGTCGAGGTCATGTCAGTAGCTACAGTATGGTACAGTAAGACTACACTGGCAGATCGTTAAGGCGGAGAGCTGCACCGGGCTTCGGCTTCGACTTCGGCTTCGGCTTATGGACGATAACATGGCGATTGGACAGGTTTTTACAATCCAGATAGTTAATGCCAAGCCGGGTTGCCATCACTTTCCCCTGGCTTTCCAGCAGCTGAGAAATAAACAAGGGATTTTACTACAAATAAGTCATCTGAAACAGTGCCTGCCTCCTCTCCTACTGTTTCACTCATGATTTAAATTGATTTGATCTCGCCAtacgagagagaggggaagaatcTTTGCACAACGTCAACATGGTTTCACTCAAACTATTGTACAATAAAAAGTGAACCACGGGCCTTGAAAATAAAGAGTAACCTAGGCCTAGTTTGAGAGAAGCGACGAGTTCAACAGTCTTGACTCTTGCTGTATTCATTTGCGCTGTGTGTAATAGTCTATGCTGAGTTTTGCTTTGGCTGAGGAAACGTACCAGATGTTTGTCGGAGAGGTCGCACAGCTCCAAGGTGTCAGTGTTCCAGCCTTTGAGAATGAGCCTGTACATGTAgtgtttttctaaaaaaaaaagaaaaaaaaaataattatgatgataataatagataagtaaatgaataacCCAGAATGAGATTAAAGAGCATTTATAGATATCCTGGGGCGGAAAACCTGCTCCCACTAACTTGACACATgggaacaaaatgaataaaataaaaccgtTTTTTAGTACGCATTGAAGATACGACGAAAGACGTCTCACCAATTTTCACTGCAGTGAGTCGTATGTAAACCTCATGAAGCGGACCCTGATAACACAAACGTCGGTGAATGTAATAGCGGTACTCTTCCTTCTCATGATCAATAACAAGGCGCCGACGGAAAGCCCCAGACCAAATGAGACGAAGCGCCTGGCAGACACAAAAAAGCAGCACTGGTGTGTACTTATGGTGAtcctgaaaccaaaaaaaaaaaaaaacaccgttAGGAATAAACCAGCAGGCATAccttttttcatattcatgaatatgaatatatgaacGTGAATTCATAATTCACATTCCCTGATCTAAGGTCAAAGGGAACGCAGTAgtaatgcaaaaataaataaaaaaaaaaacgacccaAACTACGGTGGGATGGAGTTATCCAATATCTGGGTCGTCTTGTCCTGACCAAAAGCCAGTGACAACCAGTTTATCTCTATGCATGAAAAGTTGTGCTGCCCTGCACTTTTTAAGTGACTACAGATTATATTATTTATAGTGTTTGTGGAATCTGCAGTGTACCGCTTAAACTGTGACAATATCCTCCCATTACCTCGAATTAAAACGGCTAACTTTCAACATTTTGAAACTCTGCTATATTAGCAGAGTTCAATTCTCATCTATAAAGTTATTTTaaagtaataaacaaacaaatgaatgggTATTTAGATGTGACAGGACAAGCCGGTATCGGTTTTAACGTAAGCAGCTCAACAGACTCTCACCCCAAAGTCTACGGTGATATATGTAATCATTCCTACTACCGTGGCTATTAAAAGGATTGTTCCTCTCTTAAGGTTTTTGTGGAAGTACTCCTTCACGaatactgtaaaacacacacacacacaaaacaaattaaatattacATGCAAGCACACAGATGGGACAGCAAACAATGACGGAATATTAATTTAAAGAACACGTAGAGATCAATATAGACatgcaatcatttttttttctatttgtaaaTCTTTAGGTTTTACGTGTGGTATAGCCTAGGTAAAACATGTTAACAGTTTAAGGACGCACAGGCATACGATATTATAGGCCTAGACTAAGCCTCAAAGTTCCACTGAAACATCCATGCATTAAGTCTTTAGGGGTCAGAGATGTGGTCTTACCGTTATTGTGCCTGCTGAAGGGATAGCTAGGgtttcttttaatttcatttgtcagCGTCAGCTCTGACATACAGGGCTTCAAAGTAGTGAGAAGGCTGACAGTCATCATGTGCACTgcgaattaaaaaaagaaaagaaaagataattaAACTTCTTTCATTTTAAGGCTCCTGACGGTTACATTCATAAGTGAACATAAAGCCCTGTCATTGTATGCAAATAATAGGCCTTCACGCCCTCAGTCCTGGACAGAAAATCCTCTAATAATCTGGCTATTTACTTAATTGTAAAAAATACCAATAAGTAACTTTATTTCTATAGGACGTCATAATGGCTTGTGGACACACTCGCAAATGACATCAGAATTCTGAGCTGGAAACTCAAGCGTTGCCAGAAAAAATGCTATCGAATACAAAATTGATGTCACTTTTATAAAGGCAAAAAGACTACGTGTACTGACCTATGTTAACATGTAGAGTATTTTTCCCCACATTTAATTTGACTCTGTGGTTTAATGGTAGGCCtatataaaatgtaattttctttaaaTTACGCATTTATTTCCAAACAACGCGGAACTAGAAAAGTCGACATGCCCGTTTTCATCTGTGCACTCTTTCCATGCAAAACAAATTGCATGAGGCAGTTTCTACAAAGCCCTAACAGCAGAGGatacacagaaaatgaaatatatggGGTATAAAAgccatgtatttatgtatttgagGGTTATTTATACTCATCAGAAAAAAGAACCACTTtgagtacatgaaaaataatagCACAGTTTTAATATCAGAACAGACTTGACGGTTTCACTGGTGTTTTTAGCATAAcatcagtggttctcaaacGTGTTTTAAATTCCTTTTAACCAAcagttttattaattaaaaagcCACTTTACCAGTCACATGAAAATGCAATAACAAACAGAAGCGACGTAAAACGCGTTCCAAACACATGGTTACTTTCTTACGCCAGTTTTAAATTACTGATAATAAATTGAAAAGTTTACAAGTTTGACTTCGGTCCATCTCCCAAAACTATACGATCGACTTAGGCCAACTGTGGTCAGACCCTAAAATCAAATTACACAAACTAGATTAGTGTGTTTCCCTACTGGAAGCTCAAGAAagtaaaatatattattattacaacCTATAACAGGTTACAGTACAATCTAAAATCGATCGCTAGaatgattcattttaattaattcacCGACAAATGAATGGGTACGTACTCATATACGTGATAAACAGCTCCAACGTCAGAATGTTTCTTGCCGTTTTCTTGCGTAAAATGTGCTAAATATCGCAATATTCCTGAGATCACAATGACTACGCGAGAGTCCGTGGTATGGTCGGTGTTGCATGATATTTTGCAGGACGAAAATTAAGTCAGAACGGACAACGGAGACTACAACGTACCATCGTATACGATGCAATCCACAACAATCTACAATctgcaacaaacaaaaagtgtaaacaaacaaacaaacaaacaaacaaagtggtCGCACACACGGTCATAAAAAGTTCTGTAATCTGTCTGGTCCGCTGACCAGGTTCTACACCACTTTGACCTGAAGCCCGACAGAAATATTTCAAGCAGACAGTTataggacatatgggctatcagctgagcagctacaagaatttttcaagtatttttgaaacaAATGGGAGATTAGATATCGGCCTACAATTATTTAGGGCTTCAGGTTCAAGGTtcgtttttttaattaaaggcctgatcacagctgttttaaaagcgtaaaacaccagatttaagtgacatatttagaaggttAAGCACCTGCTTCAGCATGCGGGTTTCATTATTTAACCAAGTTGTTGagtgtttacgcctattttttatagttaatggtgctaccatatctagtacattacagAGGGTAGAATTTATACTGTCCATGAAGTCATTGAAAGACCTTTGCTGATCATCCAAAACGTTGAGAGCAATAGGGAGCAGCTCAGCAAGTACAGCAgtggaagcattaatgtgaCTATGAGCCATGATAGAGACAGCCGGTGTGAATGGGAGAGCTatttggaaagtaataagaaaatggtctgagagggcagcagagTAAGGAGAGATGACAATGTGAGAGACATCTAGTCTGCtggctagaataagatctaaagtgttgcctaatagaagagccctatggctttgttttgctaggagactGAAGCCATAGGGGTCTTCTATTAGGTGGTTTaccacttactctgagttaacttaaccagaagttaccctTACCTCACTCTGTAGTACAGGCCCCTGTTGTGGACttaaacatctctctgtctctctctctctctctgtccctgtctctgtctctctctgtctctctttttctctctctctgactcattcacCTCAACCAGGAAGCCACTCCTACTTTCACTTACAATGAGGCAAAACTGATCTGAGCCTCCTGATCAGTGTGCGTTTAATCGTTCGGTGATATTTCGGAGCGTGTTAACATTAAAATGGAAGAAGAAGCCAGTATTTCTGTAGGTCAGGACCAGTTcgtgtgtccagtctgtctggatctgcttaaggatcctgtgactattccctgtggacacagttactgtatgggctgtattaaggactgctgggatcaggatgatcagaagggagtctacagctgcccccagtgcagagTGACCTTCACTCCAAGACCAGGTCTATGTAAAAATGCTATGCTGGCTGAGGTggtggaggagctgaagaagacAAGACTCCAAGCTGCTGATCCTCCTGCTCACTGCTatgctggacctggagatgtggagtgtggtgtttgtactGGGACAAAACTCAAAGCCATCAAGTCCTGCCTGGTGTGTCTGGATTCCTACTGTCAAACTCACTttgaacaacatgaaaaactgTTCAAAGGGAAGAGACACAAAGTGACTGATGCTACCGGACGCCTACAGGAGAAGATCTGCTCTCTTCATGAGAAGCTGTTAGAAGTTTTCTGTCGTACTGaccaacagtgtgtgtgtctgctgtgtgttatgGATGACCATCGTGGACATGAGACAGTGTCTGCAGCAGCAGAAAGGACTGAGAAACAGGTACAAAACTCATCTGTCTACAATTAACACTATTAACACGTAGGCTACTGGACAAGTCACTGTCTCAGACACATAGTCTAACAAGTCTAACAGTGTTGCCCTTATTTGTTAACATTTGACATAGATTAATCAGTTACTGTTGTTATTGGTAAAGGGAGAGAGTCATAGTTCTCATAGGTCCAAAAggatgaaacacagagagaagacagtaaACATCAGTCAGCCAgcacccaacagacacacacagaaacacacacacacacaaatatatacgaatacacacatatacatactcaaatgcgcacacacagacacacacacacacacacactcacacacactgtgtataaACGTATCCAGTGagatgttttttatttgtgtaacagaaGAAGTTGGGAGAAATTCAGAGGAAAATCCggcagagaatccaggagagagagaaggaggtgcaggagctgagacaggctgtggagtctctgagggtgagtgttgaacagaggagaagacaagagctggctgctggaggagtcatttgagggctcagtcagggttctcctccagtcagtcagtgaggagtccagtgttgggctactgtccaatcccactgagtcacagtgtagTTAACAGACTGGCTGAGAAAgagctgagtgaagtgtgtgattataatggacccccctcctctctgtgtgtatgtgtgtgtgtgtgtgtgtgtgtgtgtgtgtctcctaacagcactctgcacaggcagcagtggaggacagtgagaggatctttactgaactgatccgctccattgagagaaggtGTCGTGAGGTGATAGAGCTGATCAGAGGTCAGGCGAAGACTGAATTGAGTCAGGCTGAAGGAGTCCTGGagcgactggagcaggagatttctgatctgaggaggagagacgctgagctggagcagctttcacacatAGAGGATCACATCCACTTCCTCCAGGTGTCAAAACAAAATCCAATATACCAGTGGTTGAATTCTAGACAactgtgtttatgcgtgtgcatatgtgtgtgtgggtgtataggGGAAGAATTAGTCAGAGTACAGAACGTGGAGTTCTCCTCATTCTCACCATCATTAAAATATATGTGATGCAGTTTTAactcttatgtgtgtgtgtgtgtatgtgtttaggGTTTCTcgtctctctgttcccctcctggatctgaagacttacccagcatcactgtcagtccacgcctctcttttgaggatgtaggaaaatctgtctctcagctgagaGAGCGACTGGGGGATTTCTGTAAGGAGGAGTTTGGAGGACTTTCCAGTGAAGGTTGGGGGTTTTAATGTTATGACTGTTACTGTGCTGAGAATGTTTAACAGTTTAATAATTGGGCCTTTTGTTTGTATAGTGAAAAACACTGAGATCGCACTTTTTCCTGAATCCAAAATCAGAGAAGAGTTTTTACAAggtgagtctcacacacacacacacacacacacacacacacacacacacacacacacacacagaactcaatGTTTTAGCCATAGCTGAAAGGTAATAGCATCTTAcagctttaattttttttttgatattttagATATTTGTTTCATGTTGATCAGACACAAATTCTTTCATTATGACTCACACACTTGCAGAGTTCTTTCAATATGACACAAACacttgcagagagagagagagagagagagagagagagagagagaaagagagagagagagagagagagagagagaaaagagagagagagagagaaagaagttaTGACTTAGActgctgacagttttcaaacattacaCAGTTACATTAAGACAACAGCAGATAAGCTCCGCCCCCTTTGAGTATCTGACAGAGGTGCACTTCAATGTgctatgaatgaatgtgtttcagCATTTCAAATTTGCTCTGgtaatgttttgtttagtcATGACATTACAGCTTAGATGTGAATTATATTGAATTGATAACAGGGAACATatttacaaagaaagaaagaaagaaagaaagaaagaacagagagagaaacaacagaaagagcaagaaaaaagagaaagagacagagagagggtgagaaaaagaagagagagagagagagagagctgttaaatgattttcatgttcctgaaaacagaagaaatccattttacaataaaaaggaatgagacagagatTATCGATAAATGACAGAGAGCTGAGTTCACAAAAGTGTGTGATTTCAGAATTTGAAATAGATTTAATAACATACAGGTTTAATGTAAAGTggatattatattttatataacaTATCTCTGTTAATGTcttcataattaattatttcAACTCTTTAAGTTTTCatgtcctgattttttttttcatgttaagagtttttaattaattcagtctttattttttattcctcaactccaccagattcctgtgatctcacacttgatcccaacacagcacataaacacctctgtctgtctgaagggAACAGAGTGGTGACATGGAGTAAAACAGTccagtcatatcctgatcatccagagagatttgattactGGCGTCAGGTGTTGTGtcgagagagtgtgtctgaacgctgttactgggagactgagtggagagGAGATAATGCAATTTCTAtatcagtgtcatataaagacATCGGGAGGAAAGGACGGGGTAATGAGTGCTGGTTTGGACATAATGATCAGTCCTGGAGTTtgtactgctctctctccagttaCTCATTCAGACACAATAATGAAGAGACAAATCTGCCCATAGttcccagttcctccagaataggagtgtatgtggaccacagggcaggaactctgtccttctacagcgtctctgacacaatgaccctcctccacagagtccacaccacattcactcagcccctctatcctgGGTTTTATGTCCACAGGGGATCAAAAGTGAGGTTATGCCacaataataaatgaataaaaatagaaTGGTCCGGTTATGTCCATAATGTCAAATgactgtgttgtattttttcagATGACAAAATAAGAGTGTATTTTTCACGGTTTGTAAACTGCTGTGAAATATTCTGCTCACCTCTGTGACTGATCCAGTGGACAGAGCCGCAGAAGgaactctgtctgtttattgGATGTTGGACATCTGTTTGGTCCAGTCTGGGAGTTAAGAAGAATCTGCTCTCATTCAGTTTGATGTAATATGACACTGCACTAATGCTCCAGATTTTTCCGATTTAGATTTTTACAAGCCGATATAGTTTTAACTGTAGATGATGTCTGTTTGATTAATACCAATGATAGTCATTAATACTTTGGATGAAGTGTAATGTTGCAATGTTGCGTTGATATCATTATTTTGTTGGGGTCCTCATGTCATTCCATTTAAGCTCCTTTATTAAATTGAATGATCTGCTTTTGAGCCGTgactcctgtgtgtctgtgtcgtaAGGCCTATCTTTAAAGGCCTTGGTCTTCTAAAGGCAGCAGATGTGATGGAGTTTCAGGTATTTACTGTTTCTTCTGTCTGGTGTCCAGGCCTCTGACTGAAAcagtagtgtagagacagactgactgatacacCGCCGCTTTGGTGAACagttgagtttttttgttgtggaaaACCACGGATCACAAGTGTCTGAAGGCTGCAGGTGTAAGACAACCCcttcattaaacactgtgtagtgaTCACAAAAAGTCTAAGAAGGGCCTAATTCCTGAACAGTTCTGGAAACTTTCTGCAGAACTCAGTTCTGTTTCAGTGCCGTCTGCAGACAACCACTACAAAAAAGTTGACCTCCTGCTGAAAAAAGTGTCATATAACGGTCTTTTTAGTTTCAGAAGTACAATCTCCAACCTCTTCAAATGTTCTCTGAATGTCTGAGGGTAAACCACAATACTATCTAAGTTGAGATACATAATATTGAAGAATAAGTCAAATAGTAGCCTGCATAAAGTAGTGTAATGTGGCAGGATAATTACTGACCTTATCAGACATATAAGACTTATATGGcattctcaaacactcacacagatccaaaggtattctcaaacactcatatagatccaaaggtattctcaaacactcatatagacccaaaggtattctcaaacactcatatagatccaaaggtattctcaaacactcacacagatccaaaggtattcccaaacactcatatagatccaaaggtattctcaaacactcacacagatccaaaggtattctcaaacactcataTAGATCCAAAGGTatactcaaacactcacacagatccaaaggtattctcaaacactcacacagatccaaaggtattctcaaacactcacatagatccaaaggtattctcaaacactcacacagatccaaaggtattctcaaacactcacacagatccaaaggtattctcaaacactcacatagatccaaaggtattctcaaacactcatatagatccaaaggtattctcaaacactcataTAGATCCAAAAGTATTCTAAAACACTCATATAGATCCAAAAGTAATCTCAAACACTCATATAGATCCAAAggtattctcaaacactcacacagatccaAAGGTATTCCCAAACACTCAAATAGATCCAAAAGTATTCTAAAACACTCATATAGATCCAAAAgtattctcaaacactcatatagatccaaaggtattctcaaacactcacacagatccaAAGGTATTCCCAAACACTCATATAGATCCAAAGGTatactcaaacactcacacagatccaaaggtattctcaaacactcacacagatccaAAGGTATTCTCAAACATTCATATAGATCCAAAggtattctcaaacactcacacagatccaaaggtattctcaaacactcacacagatccaAAGGTATTTTCAAACACTCATATAGATCCAATGGTATACTCAAACACTCATATAGATCCAAAGGTATTCTCAAACACTAATAAAggtattctcaaacactcataTAGATCCGAAAgtattctcaaacactcatatagatccaaaggtattctcaaacactcacacagatccaaaggtattctcaaacactcataTAGATCCAAAAGTAttcccaaacactcacacagatccaaaggtattctcaaacactcacacagatccaaaggtattctcaaacactcacatagatccaaaggtattctcaaacactcatatagatccaaaggtattctcaaacactcatatagatccaaaggtattctcaaacactcacacagatccaaaggtattctcaaacactcatatagatccaaaggtattctcaaacactcacacagattcAAAGAtattctcaaacactcatatagatccaaaggtattctcaaacactcacacagatccaaaggtattctctaacactcacacagatccaaaggtattctaaaacactcacacagatccaaaggtattctcaaacactcatatagatccaaaggtattctcaaacactcatatagatccaaaggtattctcaaacactcatGTAAATCCAAATCATTCTCAAATAGTCCTGTAAACCCACATGCTGTATTTGGTATATCTGTGTCTCATACATTTTTCTTTGATGAGAGCCACAGCACATTTCAGTTGTCATGACGAACTTTGGCTCCTCTCACAGTGTCAACACAGTCGTCAGTTCTAATGCTTTGTATCTTCCCTCTGAGTCAACTCACCTGTGCTCTTCTCATAATCTCAGGTTAGAACCAGACTTGTGTTCTACCACAGTCTGCTCAGTGTCTGCAGAAATTCTTTGAAACTTGTCgtggctcatctgttttcatatgctctgtgtgacacagaatGTCCAGCCTGGTTCTAGTATGTGGTCAGAtctctttctgaaaaaaattaCTAGGACTAGGACCAGGTGACTGTGTCGTGTCACTAACATTGAAATAATAGCGAGCCAATCTGGTCAAGGAGACCAAAACCCATGGTGCTGGAGTTTTAGGTCTACAACACACTACCATACTCAGAGCTGACCATGTGTGAGCCTAGACTCTGCTCTGACTCATTCTTTGGATGGGAACATTTCTTTATTATGTAAAGTCATAACAGATCATAGTCCTCACCCTCTCAGTGAATTGTTAGtgctctgtctctttaagagaAATCCATTTTACTCTCAGAAAGAACCAGGAAGTCTAGAGTGTGGAAGTCACTCCTGATCTTGTTTTCACAGAAACGAAACTGACATTCCTGTTCACTTTGTGTGGAAACTCATGTTACTAAGTGTGTGAGAACAGTATGTGCAGTAAAATGGAAGCATCCAGAATGTCATTGGAAATAAGTGAGGACCAGTTCATCTGTTCATtctgtctggatctccttaaggatcctgtgactattcactgtggacacagttactgtatgggctgtattaagggcttttggg
This window encodes:
- the LOC115814601 gene encoding tripartite motif-containing protein 16-like isoform X1; this encodes MEEEASISVGQDQFVCPVCLDLLKDPVTIPCGHSYCMGCIKDCWDQDDQKGVYSCPQCRVTFTPRPGLCKNAMLAEVVEELKKTRLQAADPPAHCYAGPGDVECGVCTGTKLKAIKSCLVCLDSYCQTHFEQHEKLFKGKRHKVTDATGRLQEKICSLHEKLLEVFCRTDQQCVCLLCVMDDHRGHETVSAAAERTEKQKKLGEIQRKIRQRIQEREKEVQELRQAVESLRHSAQAAVEDSERIFTELIRSIERRCREVIELIRGQAKTELSQAEGVLERLEQEISDLRRRDAELEQLSHIEDHIHFLQGFSSLCSPPGSEDLPSITVSPRLSFEDVGKSVSQLRERLGDFCKEEFGGLSMKNTEIALFPESKIREEFLQDSCDLTLDPNTAHKHLCLSEGNRVVTWSKTVQSYPDHPERFDYWRQVLCRESVSERCYWETEWRGDNAISISVSYKDIGRKGRGNECWFGHNDQSWSLYCSLSSYSFRHNNEETNLPIVPSSSRIGVYVDHRAGTLSFYSVSDTMTLLHRVHTTFTQPLYPGFYVHRGSKVRLCHNNK
- the LOC115814601 gene encoding tripartite motif-containing protein 16-like isoform X2, with the translated sequence MEEEASISVGQDQFVCPVCLDLLKDPVTIPCGHSYCMGCIKDCWDQDDQKGVYSCPQCRVTFTPRPGLCKNAMLAEVVEELKKTRLQAADPPAHCYAGPGDVECGVCTGTKLKAIKSCLVCLDSYCQTHFEQHEKLFKGKRHKVTDATGRLQEKICSLHEKLLEVFCRTDQQCVCLLCVMDDHRGHETVSAAAERTEKQKKLGEIQRKIRQRIQEREKEVQELRQAVESLRHSAQAAVEDSERIFTELIRSIERRCREVIELIRGQAKTELSQAEGVLERLEQEISDLRRRDAELEQLSHIEDHIHFLQGFSSLCSPPGSEDLPSITVSPRLSFEDVGKSVSQLRERLGDFCKEEFGGLSSEECLTIALFPESKIREEFLQDSCDLTLDPNTAHKHLCLSEGNRVVTWSKTVQSYPDHPERFDYWRQVLCRESVSERCYWETEWRGDNAISISVSYKDIGRKGRGNECWFGHNDQSWSLYCSLSSYSFRHNNEETNLPIVPSSSRIGVYVDHRAGTLSFYSVSDTMTLLHRVHTTFTQPLYPGFYVHRGSKVRLCHNNK
- the LOC115814601 gene encoding tripartite motif-containing protein 16-like isoform X3: MEEEASISVGQDQFVCPVCLDLLKDPVTIPCGHSYCMGCIKDCWDQDDQKGVYSCPQCRVTFTPRPGLCKNAMLAEVVEELKKTRLQAADPPAHCYAGPGDVECGVCTGTKLKAIKSCLVCLDSYCQTHFEQHEKLFKGKRHKVTDATGRLQEKICSLHEKLLEVFCRTDQQCVCLLCVMDDHRGHETVSAAAERTEKQKKLGEIQRKIRQRIQEREKEVQELRQAVESLRHSAQAAVEDSERIFTELIRSIERRCREVIELIRGQAKTELSQAEGVLERLEQEISDLRRRDAELEQLSHIEDHIHFLQGFSSLCSPPGSEDLPSITVSPRLSFEDVGKSVSQLRERLGDFCKEEFGGLSSEVKNTEIALFPESKIREEFLQDSCDLTLDPNTAHKHLCLSEGNRVVTWSKTVQSYPDHPERFDYWRQVLCRESVSERCYWETEWRGDNAISISVSYKDIGRKGRGNECWFGHNDQSWSLYCSLSSYSFRHNNEETNLPIVPSSSRIGVYVDHRAGTLSFYSVSDTMTLLHRVHTTFTQPLYPGFYVHRGSKVRLCHNNK